A window of Mucilaginibacter paludis DSM 18603 contains these coding sequences:
- a CDS encoding cellulase family glycosylhydrolase — MRTLNYFFAIIILVATGCHKQEIASSGVELPVKKTMGSKALSATSYPSYNTSPLAPDQTGVTSTAVQLAAKIHLGFNIGNTMEAPNDEKGWGNPAITQALIDKVKQSDFNAIRIPCQWDYSHIVNTTTEQIDPAWLNRVQQVVQYCINDGLYVILNIHWDGGWLQGNCTVAQQAAVNAKQKALWEQIATQMRGFDEHLILASTNEPAVTDATGMSVLLSYHQTFINAVRSTGGHNSYRVLLIQGPNTDITATNNLMNTLPSDPASNRMMVEVHYYTPYNFCLMDTDQSWGNMFYYWGSGYHSAIDVTRNAAWGEESDLNGYFQLMKTKFVDHGIPVVMGEFSASRRSSLKGDSLNLHLASRAYWYNYLVHQAGANGILPFLWDTGSIIDRSTYAVKDQQQLAALVQGTQTGTSPGIQVGSIYQIFNRNSFKALEFAGWGTANQTMADQWDYLAGANQQFKLEDAGGGYYRLTPMHATTKCLEIYGWSNANGGQADLWDYTGTGGNNQKWMVQATDNGYYKIINVNSGKALEISGASLKNGGLADQSDYNGARNQQWAFLKI; from the coding sequence ATGAGGACATTAAACTATTTTTTCGCTATCATCATCCTGGTGGCAACAGGATGCCACAAACAGGAAATTGCCAGTTCGGGCGTAGAGCTGCCCGTGAAAAAAACAATGGGCAGTAAGGCGTTGAGCGCGACAAGCTATCCAAGTTACAATACTTCGCCGCTTGCGCCAGATCAAACAGGGGTAACCAGTACGGCGGTTCAGCTCGCGGCAAAAATCCATTTAGGATTCAATATCGGCAATACCATGGAAGCTCCAAACGACGAAAAAGGATGGGGGAACCCGGCCATCACTCAGGCGCTGATTGATAAGGTAAAGCAAAGCGATTTTAATGCCATACGGATTCCCTGCCAATGGGATTACTCGCATATCGTCAATACAACCACCGAGCAGATCGACCCGGCCTGGCTCAACCGGGTACAGCAGGTTGTGCAGTACTGTATTAACGATGGTTTGTATGTGATATTAAATATACATTGGGACGGGGGATGGCTGCAAGGGAATTGCACAGTAGCCCAACAGGCAGCCGTAAATGCTAAACAAAAAGCCCTTTGGGAGCAAATTGCTACACAGATGCGTGGTTTTGACGAACATTTAATTTTAGCCAGCACTAATGAACCTGCCGTAACAGATGCCACGGGCATGAGCGTTCTGCTTTCTTATCATCAAACTTTTATCAATGCTGTCCGGTCAACCGGTGGGCACAACAGTTACAGGGTGTTGCTTATCCAGGGCCCCAATACAGATATTACCGCAACAAATAATCTGATGAACACACTTCCTTCCGATCCGGCATCCAATCGTATGATGGTTGAAGTTCATTACTATACCCCTTACAACTTCTGTTTGATGGATACAGACCAAAGCTGGGGCAACATGTTTTATTATTGGGGTTCAGGGTATCACTCCGCCATCGATGTTACACGCAATGCCGCCTGGGGCGAGGAAAGCGACCTTAACGGATATTTCCAGTTGATGAAAACGAAATTCGTTGACCACGGCATTCCGGTAGTGATGGGCGAATTTTCAGCAAGCCGCCGGTCATCTCTAAAAGGGGATTCTTTAAACCTTCACCTTGCTTCCAGGGCATACTGGTATAATTACCTTGTACACCAGGCTGGGGCCAACGGCATACTTCCTTTTCTTTGGGATACCGGATCGATCATTGACAGATCGACATACGCTGTGAAAGATCAGCAACAGTTAGCCGCGCTTGTGCAGGGAACGCAAACTGGAACATCGCCTGGAATCCAGGTTGGAAGTATATATCAGATTTTCAACAGAAATAGTTTTAAGGCTTTGGAATTCGCCGGTTGGGGAACCGCCAACCAAACAATGGCCGATCAGTGGGATTATTTAGCCGGAGCAAACCAGCAATTTAAGCTGGAAGATGCGGGTGGCGGCTATTACAGGTTAACGCCTATGCATGCCACCACTAAGTGTTTAGAGATATATGGTTGGTCTAACGCTAACGGCGGGCAGGCTGATTTATGGGATTATACCGGCACCGGTGGAAATAATCAAAAATGGATGGTTCAGGCAACAGATAATGGATACTATAAGATTATAAATGTAAATAGCGGAAAAGCCCTTGAAATTTCGGGAGCATCCCTCAAAAACGGCGGCTTAGCTGATCAATCGGATTATAACGGAGCTCGAAACCAACAATGGGCGTTTTTGAAAATATAA
- a CDS encoding glycoside hydrolase family 31 protein yields MFKHLLNYPAFRHNPFRIIILFFMLIITAIHAASASVISYKKEADGLLFTLDKGQMKITICRDDIIQVKYTVFNKFINKPSLIVNAKWGSPAFKVAEDKNQVVVVTAKLKVIISKSTNNISYKDLDGKTIASEDDKSITPATIAGINTYNVSTQFNSPKDEALFGLGCHPIDTGSINYKGRNQDLAIKYLTGAIPVLLSSKGYGLMWDNYSASNFYGAEAGNTKFKYVSESGRQVDYYFFYGPGFDQIINLYRIATGKAPMFAKWAFGLFQSQDRYMSQDEVISVKDNYRNNHIPVDVIVQDWYYWDPFPIGAHVMNPARYPNPKKMVDELHQSNIHGMISIWPLFGKGTRDFDTIKNMGGLTNITWDNIVTHTFDNYYDAHNPKARELYWDMARDSLIKRYGWDAWWVDQCEPDNGLLLDERRKSDFWLGKGIDYFNTYSLQHSTGIYQGWRRDIPQKRAFFLLRQSFAGEQRNAGALWSSDISCTFEAFKSQVPQGINACASGIPYWTSDIGGYHYNWGVPDWSKPEMRELFTRWFQFGTFCPIMRIHGKGERAIFSKNWDEDTRAILIKFDKLRYRLLPYIYSLAAKTTLENYTMMRSLAFDFRNDSHVYSIPDQYMFGPAFLVNPVTGKGQTARKVYLPGTDVWYNFWTGEKIPGGKSINAASPINLMPLYVRAGSIVPMGPEVEYATQKTNKVIELRIYPGADGQFTFYEDENDNYNYEKGRYTTFSLTWNDQQRKLSISGTKGSFPGALRQHIFNVVLVNSNYGAGPLEAAKADKRVVYNSSALVVQL; encoded by the coding sequence ATGTTCAAACACTTACTCAATTACCCTGCATTCAGGCACAATCCCTTTAGGATAATCATCCTATTTTTCATGCTCATCATTACAGCTATACATGCTGCCAGCGCCTCCGTGATATCTTATAAAAAAGAAGCCGATGGGCTTTTATTTACATTGGATAAAGGCCAGATGAAGATTACCATTTGCAGGGACGACATTATCCAGGTAAAATATACCGTTTTCAACAAGTTTATCAATAAGCCCTCGCTTATCGTCAATGCAAAATGGGGCTCTCCTGCTTTTAAGGTGGCGGAAGACAAGAATCAGGTTGTTGTTGTAACCGCTAAGCTAAAAGTAATCATCAGCAAATCCACTAACAATATCAGTTACAAAGATCTTGATGGAAAAACAATTGCTTCCGAAGATGATAAGAGCATTACCCCCGCAACCATTGCCGGCATCAACACTTATAATGTAAGTACACAATTTAATTCGCCGAAGGATGAGGCGCTTTTTGGCCTGGGCTGCCATCCTATCGATACAGGCTCTATCAACTATAAAGGCCGCAACCAGGATCTGGCCATCAAATACCTTACAGGTGCTATTCCTGTACTGTTATCCAGCAAAGGGTATGGGCTGATGTGGGATAATTATTCGGCATCAAATTTTTATGGTGCCGAGGCAGGCAACACCAAATTTAAATATGTATCCGAAAGCGGCAGGCAGGTTGACTATTACTTTTTTTACGGCCCCGGGTTCGATCAGATCATAAACCTGTACCGTATAGCTACAGGGAAGGCGCCCATGTTTGCTAAATGGGCATTCGGACTGTTCCAATCGCAAGACAGGTATATGAGCCAGGACGAGGTGATTTCGGTAAAGGATAATTATCGCAATAACCATATCCCGGTGGATGTTATTGTGCAGGACTGGTATTATTGGGACCCTTTCCCCATTGGCGCTCACGTAATGAACCCCGCACGTTATCCCAATCCTAAAAAAATGGTTGATGAGCTGCATCAAAGTAATATACATGGTATGATATCCATCTGGCCCCTGTTTGGCAAAGGCACCAGGGACTTTGATACCATAAAAAATATGGGCGGATTAACCAATATAACCTGGGATAATATTGTAACGCACACCTTTGATAATTACTACGATGCGCACAACCCGAAAGCGCGTGAATTATATTGGGACATGGCCCGCGACAGCCTGATTAAAAGGTATGGCTGGGATGCCTGGTGGGTTGACCAGTGCGAGCCTGACAATGGTTTATTGTTAGATGAGCGCCGGAAAAGCGATTTTTGGCTGGGTAAAGGTATTGACTATTTCAATACCTACTCGTTACAACATTCCACAGGCATATATCAAGGCTGGCGCCGGGATATTCCGCAAAAGAGGGCATTCTTTTTACTCAGGCAGTCGTTTGCCGGCGAGCAGCGCAATGCCGGCGCGCTTTGGTCGTCCGATATTTCCTGTACGTTTGAAGCCTTTAAAAGCCAGGTGCCACAAGGTATTAACGCATGTGCGTCGGGCATCCCGTACTGGACATCAGACATAGGCGGGTACCACTACAATTGGGGCGTTCCGGATTGGTCGAAACCCGAAATGAGGGAATTATTTACCAGGTGGTTCCAGTTTGGTACGTTTTGCCCCATTATGCGCATTCATGGCAAAGGCGAGCGGGCCATATTTTCAAAAAACTGGGATGAAGATACCCGGGCGATATTAATTAAGTTCGATAAACTGAGGTACCGCCTGCTGCCCTATATTTATTCGCTTGCTGCAAAAACCACGCTGGAAAATTATACCATGATGCGTTCGCTGGCATTTGATTTCCGCAATGATTCCCATGTTTATAGCATACCCGATCAATATATGTTTGGCCCGGCATTTTTGGTGAATCCGGTTACAGGCAAAGGCCAAACGGCAAGAAAAGTTTATTTGCCCGGAACGGATGTATGGTATAACTTCTGGACAGGAGAAAAGATTCCTGGCGGTAAATCCATCAATGCTGCTTCGCCGATAAACCTGATGCCATTATATGTACGGGCTGGTTCCATCGTCCCGATGGGGCCTGAAGTTGAATACGCTACCCAGAAAACCAACAAGGTGATTGAATTGCGTATTTACCCGGGTGCCGATGGGCAGTTTACCTTTTATGAAGACGAGAATGATAATTACAATTATGAAAAGGGCAGGTACACCACTTTTTCATTAACCTGGAATGATCAACAGCGAAAATTAAGTATTTCTGGCACCAAAGGAAGTTTCCCGGGTGCGTTAAGGCAACATATTTTCAACGTTGTTTTGGTTAACAGCAATTACGGGGCCGGACCGTTAGAGGCGGCCAAGGCTGATAAAAGGGTTGTGTACAACAGCAGTGCCTTAGTAGTGCAATTATAG
- a CDS encoding hybrid sensor histidine kinase/response regulator transcription factor: MRIKFYYLLAVALIFAGTHALAQSSRYRFSQLDISNGLSHNQVNCIFKDSEGFMWFGTASGLNRFDGYTFKVFKHDSGDKNSVTDDFIARIFEGPDKKLWISTRNGYCFYDPATEQFNGDMSSLLHSLKLPVYPNVIKILRASATDFWFLYPDSGIYRYNVASKQTKRYYHSGNSASSIYSGSITDITADAKGNIWIVYSDATVELFDVKLNKVSYRTDAFSKVIKSKSTFYSLTVDRDNDLWFYGSYMDMGVFYYSPSTGVFRHIDKESAGVRLKANVISNIIQDDDGLIWIAADHGGIGVLDKKKTQISYLLNREDDATSLRQNSAVLYKDNSGIIWAGTFKKGISYYHKNIIRFPLYRHFASDPASLPFNDVDKFAEDRLGNLWIGTNGGGLIYFNRKTGKYTQYKHEPGNSNSLSNDIIVSLCIDHDQKLWIGTYFGGLDCFDGKTFTHYRHDEKLATSIADDRVWSIMEDSSNRLWIGTFAGGLEIFDRQKKIFYHPFSQSDIRSMFVSSIFEDKQGNIWIGGYLGMDVIMKKGGRVIHYVSNEKGTNSLINNTVNSINQDRRGLIWVATAGGISVLNPEKNTFTSLTKKNGLPDNSVSNTEEDGKGTMWLSTSNGLSRVTLTPSADTLKFHFENFDEMDGLQGREFNINSALKTRGGELIFGGSDGFNSFDPASIEPVTNKLRLIFTDFQLFNKSISANQLINGHEVLSKAISITQAITLHHNENVFSIEFAALDFFNPSKVKHQYMLDGFDKGWINADNRTRKATYTNLDQGDYVFKVRASNSEDGINSGYISLKIKVLPPFWESTLAYIIYMVLFFGALLLIRQRGIQKIRRQFIAEKEKQEARLLIEQERQEIRRMQELDQLKTKFLTNVSHEFRTPLSLIMAPVNKMLTRADQEQKQQLNMIRKNARRLLNLVNQLLDFRKMEVQELKLHSKPGDIIKFIGEISQSFTDIAEEKEIDFVFDTTVDAMFTSFDHDKIERILFNLISNAFKFTPAGGQVSVLLNVDQQTANSDTSLEIKVIDTGIGIPPEKHSKIFERFFQHDVPESMINQGSGIGLAITREFVKMHGGEITVESEPDHGSCFIIKMPLAIYAGPGIQALAGDDADNECWDDISHNENKAVPKLQHSGKKPVVLLVEDNDDFRFYLKDNLKEVFFLIEASNGREGWQKALAMHPDIIVSDISMPEMTGIELCKKLKSDKRTSHIPVVLLTALTGEADQIKGLEIGANDYMTKPFNFEILLSKIKNILTLRDTYKQTYKKQMDVQLQDIPLENGDEKLLRSIVHHIELNILNDSLSVEELSQKMNMSRGSLYNKVLMLTGKSPVEFIRSIRLKKAVYLLENSQMTISQICYEVGFNTPKYFTKLFKDEYNVLPSVYAASFRQNKVLPEAEDKEQ, encoded by the coding sequence ATGCGCATCAAATTTTACTATCTTCTTGCGGTTGCATTAATTTTTGCAGGTACTCATGCTTTGGCCCAAAGCAGCCGGTACAGGTTTTCGCAGCTTGATATCAGTAACGGGCTGTCGCATAATCAGGTTAACTGTATATTTAAAGATTCGGAAGGCTTTATGTGGTTTGGTACGGCGTCGGGCCTTAACCGGTTTGATGGTTATACCTTTAAGGTATTTAAGCATGATAGTGGGGATAAAAACTCGGTTACCGATGATTTTATAGCCAGAATTTTTGAAGGCCCCGATAAAAAATTGTGGATATCAACCCGCAACGGGTATTGTTTTTATGATCCCGCAACGGAGCAGTTTAACGGTGATATGTCATCATTGCTTCATTCCCTGAAGCTCCCTGTTTATCCAAATGTAATTAAGATACTGCGAGCAAGTGCTACAGATTTTTGGTTTTTATATCCCGATTCGGGTATTTATAGGTATAACGTAGCCAGTAAGCAAACAAAACGCTATTATCATAGTGGAAATTCGGCTTCATCAATATATTCCGGTTCAATTACAGATATAACAGCTGATGCAAAAGGCAATATATGGATAGTTTACAGCGATGCCACGGTAGAACTTTTTGATGTTAAATTGAATAAGGTCAGCTATCGCACGGACGCTTTTAGTAAAGTAATTAAGAGCAAAAGCACTTTTTATTCTTTAACTGTAGATCGGGATAATGATTTGTGGTTTTACGGCTCTTATATGGATATGGGCGTGTTTTATTACAGCCCTTCAACAGGGGTTTTCCGCCATATTGATAAGGAGTCGGCCGGGGTTCGGTTGAAAGCGAACGTGATTAGTAACATTATACAGGACGATGATGGCCTGATATGGATTGCCGCCGACCATGGGGGCATCGGCGTATTAGACAAAAAGAAAACCCAGATCAGTTATCTGCTGAACCGCGAAGACGACGCCACATCATTAAGACAGAATTCCGCCGTACTCTACAAAGATAACTCCGGTATTATTTGGGCCGGTACCTTTAAAAAGGGAATAAGTTATTATCATAAAAACATCATCAGGTTTCCGCTCTACCGGCATTTTGCCTCAGACCCTGCCAGCCTACCCTTTAACGATGTTGATAAATTTGCCGAAGACAGGCTGGGAAATTTATGGATCGGTACCAATGGCGGGGGCCTTATTTATTTTAACCGCAAAACAGGCAAGTATACCCAGTATAAACACGAGCCGGGAAACTCCAATAGCCTGAGTAATGATATTATTGTGAGTTTATGTATTGACCACGATCAGAAGTTATGGATCGGCACCTATTTCGGTGGGCTGGATTGCTTTGACGGCAAAACCTTTACCCATTACAGGCACGATGAAAAATTAGCCACCAGCATTGCCGACGACAGGGTGTGGAGTATCATGGAAGATTCTTCGAACCGCTTATGGATAGGGACGTTTGCCGGAGGCCTTGAAATTTTCGACCGGCAGAAAAAAATATTTTACCATCCTTTTAGCCAAAGTGATATAAGGTCAATGTTTGTATCCTCGATTTTTGAGGATAAACAAGGCAATATATGGATAGGGGGCTATCTGGGCATGGATGTGATAATGAAAAAAGGCGGCAGGGTGATTCATTATGTATCGAACGAAAAAGGTACAAACTCTTTAATTAACAATACCGTAAACAGCATCAACCAGGACAGGCGCGGTTTAATATGGGTGGCCACAGCGGGCGGAATAAGTGTGTTGAATCCTGAAAAAAATACATTTACATCGCTCACAAAAAAAAATGGGCTTCCTGATAATTCAGTATCCAATACCGAAGAGGATGGCAAGGGAACGATGTGGCTGAGCACGTCAAATGGCTTAAGCCGTGTCACCTTAACGCCGTCAGCTGATACGCTTAAGTTTCACTTCGAAAACTTCGACGAAATGGATGGCCTGCAAGGGCGCGAGTTTAATATCAACTCAGCTTTAAAAACACGCGGCGGCGAACTGATATTTGGAGGTAGCGATGGCTTTAATAGTTTTGACCCGGCAAGTATAGAGCCTGTTACAAATAAACTCCGGTTAATTTTTACCGATTTTCAGTTATTCAACAAAAGCATATCGGCCAACCAGCTTATTAACGGGCACGAGGTGCTGTCAAAAGCCATATCCATAACACAGGCCATAACGCTTCATCACAACGAAAACGTTTTCTCGATTGAGTTTGCCGCGCTTGATTTTTTTAACCCCAGCAAAGTTAAGCATCAGTATATGCTGGATGGTTTTGATAAAGGATGGATAAACGCGGATAACAGAACCCGGAAAGCCACTTATACCAACCTGGATCAGGGTGATTATGTTTTTAAGGTACGGGCCTCCAATTCAGAGGATGGGATAAACTCTGGTTATATTTCGTTAAAAATTAAAGTACTGCCGCCCTTTTGGGAATCAACCCTGGCCTATATCATTTACATGGTACTGTTTTTTGGTGCTCTTTTGTTGATAAGGCAAAGGGGGATACAAAAAATAAGAAGGCAATTTATAGCCGAAAAAGAAAAGCAGGAAGCAAGGTTATTGATTGAGCAGGAGCGCCAGGAAATCAGGCGTATGCAAGAGCTCGACCAGCTGAAAACTAAATTTTTAACCAACGTAAGCCACGAATTCAGAACGCCACTGTCGTTAATTATGGCGCCGGTTAATAAAATGCTTACCCGTGCCGATCAGGAACAGAAGCAACAGTTGAACATGATCAGAAAAAATGCCAGACGGTTATTAAACCTGGTAAACCAACTGCTTGATTTTCGTAAAATGGAAGTTCAGGAGCTTAAACTGCACAGCAAGCCCGGAGATATTATAAAGTTTATAGGCGAGATAAGCCAGTCGTTTACAGATATTGCCGAAGAAAAAGAGATCGATTTTGTATTTGATACCACGGTTGATGCGATGTTTACCAGTTTTGATCATGATAAAATTGAAAGGATATTGTTTAACCTGATATCAAATGCCTTTAAATTTACGCCGGCCGGAGGCCAGGTAAGCGTTCTGCTCAACGTGGATCAGCAGACAGCGAACAGCGATACTTCTCTCGAAATTAAGGTGATTGATACAGGTATTGGCATCCCGCCTGAAAAACACAGCAAAATTTTTGAGCGTTTTTTTCAGCACGATGTTCCCGAATCGATGATTAACCAGGGCAGCGGTATTGGCCTTGCCATCACACGGGAGTTTGTGAAGATGCATGGCGGAGAAATAACTGTTGAAAGCGAGCCCGATCATGGTAGTTGTTTCATCATTAAAATGCCGCTTGCCATTTATGCCGGCCCCGGCATACAAGCGTTGGCAGGCGATGACGCTGATAATGAATGCTGGGACGATATCAGCCATAATGAAAATAAAGCCGTACCCAAACTACAGCATAGCGGTAAGAAGCCTGTGGTTCTTTTAGTTGAGGATAACGATGATTTCCGTTTCTATCTGAAAGACAATTTAAAGGAGGTGTTTTTTTTAATCGAAGCCTCAAATGGCCGGGAAGGCTGGCAAAAGGCGCTTGCCATGCATCCGGATATTATTGTAAGCGATATCAGTATGCCCGAGATGACGGGAATTGAATTGTGCAAAAAGCTAAAGAGTGATAAGCGCACATCACATATCCCCGTTGTTTTGCTAACCGCCTTAACCGGTGAGGCCGACCAGATCAAAGGCCTGGAGATAGGTGCGAACGATTACATGACGAAGCCGTTTAATTTTGAAATATTGCTGTCAAAAATCAAAAACATCCTGACCCTGCGGGATACCTATAAGCAAACGTACAAAAAGCAGATGGATGTACAATTGCAGGACATTCCCCTGGAAAATGGAGACGAAAAACTGTTAAGGAGTATAGTTCACCATATCGAGCTCAACATTTTAAACGATAGCCTTTCGGTAGAAGAATTGAGCCAGAAGATGAACATGAGCCGTGGCTCGCTTTACAATAAGGTGTTAATGCTTACCGGCAAATCGCCCGTCGAGTTCATCCGTTCAATCAGGTTAAAAAAAGCGGTGTACCTGCTCGAAAACAGCCAGATGACTATAAGCCAGATCTGCTACGAAGTGGGCTTTAATACCCCCAAATATTTCACAAAGCTGTTCAAGGATGAGTATAATGTTCTCCCGTCTGTATATGCTGCATCTTTTCGTCAAAACAAAGTTTTACCGGAGGCAGAAGATAAAGAACAATAG